In a genomic window of Pleurocapsa sp. PCC 7319:
- a CDS encoding phosphoribosyltransferase: MNAVFPNRREAGKKLAKNLTVYANHPQATVLGLPRGGVPVAYEIAKNLNLPFDVCLVKKLGLPDHSETAMGAIAEDALFHDYSGNITIIDEDTTQYFGVDEEQIKAIAARVKAELRWLACCYRHFRPMHKIRNQIVIVADDGIATSLTMHAAVNVLRQHQPQKIIIATPVASLKAIQQLKAMADEITCLNTPRSLSAVGFWYEDFSQITDQEVCELLAQETHQTLAESC; encoded by the coding sequence ATGAACGCAGTTTTTCCTAACCGGCGAGAAGCAGGAAAAAAATTAGCCAAAAACCTAACCGTTTATGCCAATCATCCTCAGGCAACGGTTTTAGGATTACCTCGTGGTGGTGTACCAGTGGCTTATGAAATTGCCAAAAATCTGAATCTTCCTTTTGATGTTTGTTTAGTTAAAAAACTAGGTCTTCCCGATCATTCGGAAACAGCAATGGGAGCGATCGCCGAAGATGCTTTATTTCATGATTACAGTGGCAACATAACTATCATTGACGAAGATACAACTCAATATTTCGGTGTTGACGAAGAACAAATCAAAGCGATCGCAGCTAGGGTAAAAGCAGAATTAAGATGGCTTGCTTGTTGCTATCGACACTTTCGTCCTATGCACAAAATTCGTAATCAGATCGTGATTGTTGCTGATGATGGTATTGCCACTAGTTTAACTATGCACGCTGCGGTGAATGTTTTACGTCAACATCAGCCCCAGAAAATTATTATTGCTACACCAGTCGCATCTCTAAAAGCAATTCAACAACTGAAAGCTATGGCTGATGAGATCACTTGCTTGAATACTCCCAGGTCTTTGAGTGCTGTGGGTTTCTGGTATGAAGATTTTAGTCAGATAACCGATCAAGAAGTTTGCGAATTGCTTGCTCAAGAGACTCATCAAACTCTAGCAGAGTCTTGTTAA
- a CDS encoding zinc-dependent alcohol dehydrogenase family protein, giving the protein MRAMILDRAGQALRKGELPLPEPKPEQVLLKVHVCGVCRTDLHIVDGELAKPKLPLVLGHQIVGTVVGAGNKATKYPLGTRVGIPWLGHTCKFCRFCLAGKENLCDRALFTGYDRPGGYAEYTVADESFCFPIPEGFPDLQAAPLLCAGLIGYRSYRMTEDAKKIGFYGFGAAAHILIQVANHQGKQVYAFTRSGDTQGQQFARNLGAVWAGGSEELPPEELDAAIIFAPVGKLVPAALKATVKGGIVVCAGIHMSDIPSFSYQILWSERVLRSVANLTRRDGEEFLALAPQIPIHTEVTAFPLSKANEALEALRNGKINGAAVLVVG; this is encoded by the coding sequence ATGCGTGCCATGATTTTAGATCGGGCAGGACAAGCTTTGCGTAAGGGAGAACTACCTCTGCCTGAACCAAAACCCGAACAAGTATTACTCAAGGTTCACGTCTGCGGAGTATGCCGTACCGATTTACACATAGTTGATGGCGAACTAGCCAAACCAAAACTTCCTTTGGTATTAGGTCATCAAATTGTCGGTACAGTGGTCGGAGCTGGAAATAAGGCTACTAAATATCCCCTAGGTACACGTGTAGGTATACCGTGGCTGGGTCATACTTGCAAATTTTGCCGTTTTTGTTTAGCTGGTAAAGAAAACCTTTGCGATCGCGCTTTGTTTACAGGATATGATCGCCCTGGAGGTTATGCTGAATATACAGTTGCTGATGAAAGTTTTTGCTTTCCTATTCCCGAAGGCTTTCCCGACTTACAGGCAGCTCCCCTACTATGTGCTGGATTGATTGGTTATCGTTCCTATCGAATGACAGAAGATGCAAAGAAAATTGGCTTTTATGGCTTTGGTGCGGCAGCACATATTTTAATTCAAGTAGCGAATCATCAAGGCAAGCAGGTATATGCTTTTACTCGTTCAGGGGATACTCAAGGACAACAGTTTGCTCGTAACCTTGGTGCAGTCTGGGCTGGGGGGTCAGAAGAGTTACCCCCAGAAGAGTTAGATGCTGCAATTATCTTTGCCCCAGTTGGTAAATTAGTCCCCGCAGCTTTAAAAGCTACGGTTAAAGGTGGCATAGTAGTATGTGCTGGAATCCATATGAGTGATATTCCTAGCTTTTCTTACCAAATTTTGTGGTCAGAACGAGTCTTACGTTCTGTTGCTAATCTTACTCGCCGAGACGGGGAAGAGTTTTTGGCTTTAGCCCCACAGATTCCCATTCACACCGAAGTTACTGCTTTTCCTCTATCCAAAGCCAATGAGGCTTTAGAGGCTTTGCGCAATGGTAAGATTAATGGTGCTGCGGTATTGGTTGTAGGTTAA